Proteins encoded by one window of Salmonirosea aquatica:
- a CDS encoding GMC oxidoreductase — MPNFNIDSQKARTYDAIVIGSGMSGGWAAKEFTEKGLKTLVLERGRDVKHNVDYPTTNKMPWEFEHRERMPREVVEANPIQSKCYNFKESAAHFFIRDQDQPYVQEKPFDWIRGYQVGGKSMLWARQTQRWSKYDFEGPARDGFAVEWPIGYDDIAPWYSYVEKFAGITGNKDGLDALPDGEFLAPHEMTCVEKYFKEKVAGTYKDRHIIIGRAAHLTDPQQIHYDQGRAKCQHRVMCERGCPFGGFFSANASTIPWAMKTGNMTLRPHSVVHSIIYDEKKQKATGVRVIDANTKEMTEFYARVIFVNAAAINSNLILLNSTSSRFPNGLGNDSGTLGRYFAFHNYRARISGEYEGFLDTTTDGRRPNGSYIPRFRNLYKQETSGPASRFLRGYAAGFSAHRRSGSDRDSLGASLKESLLHPELGNWSVGSHMMGETIPKESNYLALDPSLKDPYGLPQLKINVAYDDNDEKMVKDYLEQMTEMFTMAGFTNLRTSDSKQAPGLDIHEMGGVRMGKDPKTSMLNKWHQLHEVPNVFVTDGASMTSTSTQNPSLTYMAFTARAANHAVEEMKKKNL; from the coding sequence AGATAGTCAGAAAGCCCGTACCTACGACGCCATCGTGATCGGATCGGGCATGAGCGGCGGCTGGGCCGCCAAGGAATTCACTGAGAAAGGCCTGAAAACCCTCGTGCTCGAACGCGGCCGCGATGTAAAACACAACGTAGATTATCCCACGACCAATAAAATGCCCTGGGAGTTTGAGCACCGGGAGCGGATGCCCAGGGAGGTGGTGGAGGCCAACCCCATTCAGAGCAAATGTTATAATTTTAAGGAATCAGCCGCGCACTTTTTTATCCGTGATCAGGACCAGCCCTACGTGCAGGAGAAACCCTTCGACTGGATCAGGGGCTACCAGGTAGGGGGCAAGTCGATGCTGTGGGCCCGCCAAACCCAGCGGTGGAGCAAGTACGACTTCGAGGGCCCGGCCCGCGACGGCTTTGCGGTGGAATGGCCCATCGGCTACGACGACATCGCTCCCTGGTACAGCTACGTGGAGAAATTTGCGGGTATCACGGGCAACAAGGACGGTCTGGACGCCCTACCTGATGGCGAATTTCTGGCTCCCCACGAGATGACGTGCGTGGAGAAGTATTTCAAGGAAAAAGTAGCGGGTACCTACAAAGACCGGCATATCATCATTGGTCGCGCCGCGCACCTGACCGATCCGCAACAGATTCACTACGATCAGGGCCGGGCCAAGTGCCAGCACCGCGTCATGTGCGAGCGGGGCTGTCCGTTTGGCGGCTTTTTCAGCGCCAATGCATCAACAATCCCCTGGGCCATGAAAACCGGCAACATGACCCTGCGGCCCCACTCGGTGGTACATTCGATCATTTACGATGAGAAGAAGCAGAAGGCAACGGGGGTACGGGTGATCGACGCCAACACCAAGGAGATGACGGAGTTTTACGCCAGGGTGATATTCGTGAATGCGGCGGCCATTAACTCCAACCTGATTCTGCTCAATTCCACCTCGTCGCGTTTCCCGAACGGCCTCGGCAACGACAGTGGTACCCTGGGCCGGTACTTCGCCTTCCATAATTACCGCGCCCGGATTTCGGGCGAATACGAGGGCTTTTTGGATACCACCACCGACGGTCGGCGGCCCAACGGCAGCTACATCCCCCGCTTCCGCAACCTGTACAAGCAAGAAACGAGCGGTCCGGCGTCCCGGTTCCTGCGGGGTTATGCCGCCGGTTTCAGCGCCCATCGCCGATCGGGCAGTGACCGCGATTCACTGGGGGCTTCCCTGAAAGAAAGCTTGTTGCATCCGGAGTTGGGCAACTGGAGTGTGGGTTCGCACATGATGGGCGAAACGATTCCCAAGGAGAGCAACTACCTGGCGCTTGACCCTAGCCTGAAAGATCCGTACGGTCTGCCCCAGTTGAAAATTAACGTCGCTTACGACGATAATGACGAGAAAATGGTGAAGGATTATCTGGAGCAAATGACCGAAATGTTTACGATGGCGGGCTTCACCAACCTCCGCACCAGCGACAGCAAGCAGGCCCCCGGCCTGGACATCCACGAAATGGGCGGAGTGCGCATGGGAAAAGACCCTAAAACCTCCATGCTCAACAAATGGCACCAATTGCATGAGGTACCCAACGTGTTCGTCACCGACGGCGCCAGCATGACCTCCACCTCCACCCAGAATCCGTCGTTGACCTACATGGCCTTCACGGCCCGGGCGGCCAACCACGCCGTGGAAGAAATGAAAAAGAAGAACCTGTAA
- a CDS encoding TonB-dependent receptor — MKISLIQYLVAVVFTGVSMAHNVTAQELLQKRISLKIENQEIRQVLLAIEKQTKVRFAYRPVLIPANQKITLVVSNEALSSILDKITKPLHLVYEVVGQQIILSPIPETESSPTGIVPRTITLPVDRQLTGTVTDENNAGLPGVSVVLKGTQRGTTTNAEGQFQLEIPDTGSPTLVFSFVGYVSQEVAVGNQSTLQLAMVPESKALNEVVVVGYGVQKKADLTGAIATISADKLKNKAAVSYGEALVGQMAGVQVQQTNGAPGGEGLTIRVRGTGSITAGSSPLYVIDGYPMESSAFSLVNPSDIESIQVLKDASSTAIYGSRGSNGVIIVTTKKGKVGTPTVSFNTFFGVQQVARQIDMMNTAEYLEFFKDGHNQAWLDRAPLPGDAPHSITDGNDIRSKYTNSSFYIIPESFNNPSNFADINWQDQIFRNAPTQRHELSVTGGADKTRYAVSAGYTDQKGIQINSDYKRYNLRTNLTSNVTSKLEVGVSISGYFSENNQVDNGKDSPLSYALYLPPIYPLRNADGTYGSQVRNSEIWAGDVANPVGIAENITNFMNRNGIIASAYAQYNIIDGLQYKISLNGTLENRRLKYYRPSFVDTDGSRAPKTADARNETWLDKDWLIEQTLNYNKTIQKNNFNVLVGYTTQKSSGEYAQIRAQNFPNDVVRTLSAGQIVGGTNTEYQNSLISYLGRVNYSFDDKYLFSASIRTDGSSRFGANNKWGTFPSASAGWRISAEPFMQNIRAVSDLKLRASWGLVGNNRIGNYDAIARTSISYYSLNNNLVNAVNPINYPNPDLGWEKTRQWNLGMDLGLLNERIHLEADVYNSRSVDLLLNVPVPTLTGYASQLQNIGQVENKGMEFLVRTRNTVERFKWSTDFNISFNRNKVLALGPDERPIYAGAPNANNTFITTIGRPIATFYGYLYDGVFMNQAELDAAPHLANDHPGDPRYIDINGDGMINASDKTYLGNNQPKFIYGFSNDFSYNNFDLNVQLTGSQGAQLFSFFNRMIGIYHGDRNGLDKLNDRWRSEEDPGSGQILRANRDPKGLQKEPSSYWVENGSFLRIRNVSLGYTFPTTLIQKARISGLRAYVTGQNLYTFTKYPGFDPETSSQGDGLSRGGDYLGYPAARTIIVGLNVTF, encoded by the coding sequence ATGAAAATCTCACTGATTCAATATCTTGTGGCAGTGGTTTTTACGGGTGTATCCATGGCGCACAATGTCACGGCTCAAGAACTGCTACAAAAGCGGATTAGCCTGAAAATCGAAAATCAGGAAATCCGCCAGGTACTGTTGGCCATTGAGAAGCAGACCAAAGTACGGTTTGCCTACCGCCCTGTACTTATCCCCGCCAATCAGAAGATTACCCTGGTTGTTTCGAATGAAGCACTGAGTTCCATATTGGACAAAATCACCAAGCCCTTACATCTTGTCTATGAGGTAGTTGGTCAGCAGATTATTTTGAGCCCTATTCCCGAAACCGAGTCTTCGCCTACTGGTATAGTGCCACGAACCATTACGCTTCCCGTCGATCGCCAGCTGACAGGTACCGTCACGGATGAAAACAACGCGGGGCTACCGGGCGTGAGCGTGGTGTTGAAAGGTACACAGCGCGGTACCACGACCAATGCTGAAGGTCAGTTTCAATTGGAAATACCCGACACCGGTTCCCCTACGCTCGTATTTAGCTTTGTAGGGTACGTGAGCCAGGAGGTAGCAGTAGGTAATCAGTCTACGTTGCAATTAGCGATGGTACCTGAGAGCAAGGCCCTCAATGAAGTGGTAGTGGTAGGCTACGGCGTACAAAAGAAAGCCGACCTAACGGGCGCTATCGCTACCATATCGGCAGATAAGTTGAAGAACAAGGCGGCGGTTTCTTATGGAGAAGCACTGGTAGGACAAATGGCCGGTGTACAGGTTCAGCAAACCAATGGCGCACCCGGTGGTGAGGGACTTACAATCAGGGTACGGGGTACGGGCTCCATCACAGCCGGTAGCTCGCCCCTGTATGTGATTGACGGCTACCCCATGGAGAGCAGTGCTTTTTCATTGGTAAACCCTTCGGACATCGAGAGTATCCAGGTATTGAAAGATGCCTCTTCCACGGCAATTTACGGGTCACGGGGCTCCAATGGGGTCATCATTGTGACCACCAAAAAAGGCAAGGTAGGTACCCCCACGGTATCGTTCAATACCTTCTTCGGGGTCCAACAGGTGGCTCGTCAAATCGACATGATGAATACGGCTGAATACCTCGAATTTTTCAAGGACGGCCACAACCAGGCGTGGCTCGACCGCGCCCCCCTGCCCGGCGATGCTCCCCACTCGATCACCGATGGCAACGACATCCGGAGCAAGTACACCAATTCCAGTTTTTACATCATTCCCGAAAGCTTTAACAATCCCAGCAATTTTGCCGACATCAACTGGCAGGATCAGATTTTTCGCAACGCGCCCACCCAGCGCCACGAACTATCGGTAACGGGCGGGGCTGACAAAACCCGGTATGCTGTCTCGGCGGGATATACCGATCAGAAAGGGATCCAGATCAACAGTGATTACAAACGGTATAATCTGCGTACCAACCTGACTTCCAACGTCACCTCAAAGCTGGAAGTCGGCGTATCGATCAGCGGGTACTTTTCCGAAAACAATCAGGTGGACAACGGCAAGGATAGCCCCCTTTCCTATGCTCTCTACCTTCCGCCCATTTATCCGCTTCGCAATGCCGACGGTACCTATGGCTCGCAGGTTCGGAATTCCGAAATCTGGGCCGGCGACGTAGCTAACCCCGTGGGTATTGCCGAGAATATTACCAACTTCATGAATCGCAATGGTATCATTGCCTCGGCCTATGCTCAATACAACATCATAGACGGCCTACAATACAAGATCAGTCTGAATGGTACCCTCGAAAACCGGCGTCTTAAATACTACCGTCCATCCTTTGTAGACACTGATGGTTCGCGGGCTCCCAAAACCGCCGATGCCCGCAACGAAACCTGGCTCGACAAGGACTGGCTGATCGAGCAAACGCTGAACTACAACAAAACCATTCAGAAGAATAACTTCAATGTCCTGGTGGGTTATACTACGCAGAAGTCATCCGGGGAGTACGCTCAGATTCGGGCGCAGAATTTCCCGAATGATGTCGTGCGCACGCTCAGCGCCGGACAGATCGTAGGAGGCACCAACACCGAATATCAGAATTCGCTGATTTCGTATCTGGGACGGGTCAACTACTCCTTTGACGACAAGTACCTGTTTTCGGCCAGTATCCGGACGGACGGCTCGTCGCGTTTCGGAGCCAACAATAAGTGGGGTACCTTTCCTTCGGCCTCGGCCGGGTGGCGTATCAGCGCGGAGCCTTTCATGCAGAATATCCGGGCCGTCAGCGACCTGAAGCTCCGCGCCAGCTGGGGATTGGTGGGTAATAATCGCATTGGCAACTACGACGCCATCGCCCGCACCAGCATCAGCTATTACTCCCTGAATAACAACCTGGTCAACGCGGTCAATCCCATCAACTATCCCAATCCCGATCTGGGCTGGGAAAAAACCCGCCAATGGAACCTGGGCATGGATCTGGGCTTGCTCAACGAGCGCATCCACCTGGAAGCCGATGTGTATAACAGCCGCTCGGTGGACTTGCTCCTAAATGTACCCGTACCTACCCTAACGGGCTACGCTTCCCAACTTCAAAACATTGGTCAGGTGGAAAACAAGGGCATGGAGTTTCTGGTGCGGACCCGCAATACAGTGGAACGATTCAAATGGTCGACGGATTTCAATATCTCTTTCAACCGCAACAAGGTACTGGCGCTGGGGCCCGACGAGCGGCCCATTTATGCCGGAGCACCCAATGCCAACAACACCTTCATTACCACCATTGGACGTCCCATTGCCACGTTTTATGGCTATCTCTACGATGGGGTCTTTATGAACCAGGCCGAGCTGGATGCCGCTCCGCACCTGGCCAACGACCATCCCGGCGATCCACGGTATATCGATATCAATGGCGATGGGATGATCAACGCCAGCGACAAAACCTACCTGGGCAACAACCAGCCCAAATTTATCTATGGGTTCAGTAATGATTTCTCATATAACAATTTCGACCTGAATGTACAGTTGACTGGATCACAGGGAGCTCAGCTGTTCAGCTTTTTCAACCGCATGATCGGAATCTATCACGGCGATCGCAACGGCCTCGACAAGCTGAACGACCGCTGGCGCTCAGAGGAAGACCCCGGTTCGGGCCAGATCCTACGTGCTAACCGCGACCCCAAGGGTTTGCAGAAGGAACCGTCGAGCTACTGGGTGGAAAACGGTTCCTTTCTACGCATACGTAACGTCTCGCTTGGCTACACATTCCCGACTACTCTGATTCAAAAAGCGCGTATCAGTGGGCTCCGTGCTTACGTGACGGGCCAAAACCTATACACCTTCACGAAGTACCCCGGCTTCGATCCGGAAACCAGCAGCCAGGGCGATGGCCTGTCGCGCGGGGGTGACTACCTGGGCTACCCCGCCGCCCGTACCATCATCGTAGGCCTCAACGTAACGTTTTAA
- a CDS encoding FecR family protein produces the protein MDYYQFTAEDFAVDDYFKEWVLTPTPRSEAFWREFLAEYPERYYQVEEARRLVEGLGTIHQDVLSATQVNHVWTRIEGTLASIERESPGRWLSKQQFWQLAASVALLLALGWMLRSYRPTNEPGLASYPSKQQHEWIDTVNEAEKTMLLKLSDGSRIQLSKHSRLKYPKDFTGSTREVYLTGEAFFDIQKNPKKPFLVYTNGLITKVLGTSFQVQAPLYSPNVTVSVKSGRVSVYADKSNPTQDPEAEGVVLTPNQKAVFQRPEATISKSLVEKPILLIPKSQKNLFAFEDASAHHVFESLEKAYGIDVVFDEELLRNCSLTVNLTEEDLYQKLKVICKVLGAEYKVIDGQVIIYSKGC, from the coding sequence ATGGACTACTATCAATTCACCGCCGAAGACTTTGCCGTCGACGACTACTTCAAGGAGTGGGTATTGACCCCTACGCCCCGAAGTGAGGCGTTCTGGCGGGAGTTTCTGGCCGAGTATCCTGAGCGGTATTACCAGGTGGAAGAAGCCCGTAGATTGGTAGAAGGCTTGGGGACGATACATCAGGACGTGCTTTCGGCTACCCAGGTAAACCACGTATGGACCCGCATTGAAGGTACCCTTGCCTCCATAGAGCGGGAATCGCCCGGACGCTGGCTTTCCAAGCAGCAATTCTGGCAGCTGGCAGCATCCGTTGCATTGCTGCTAGCGCTGGGCTGGATGTTACGATCTTACAGGCCAACGAACGAGCCTGGACTGGCTTCCTACCCTTCCAAGCAACAGCATGAGTGGATAGATACGGTAAACGAAGCCGAGAAAACGATGCTACTAAAGCTATCAGACGGCAGCAGAATCCAACTGAGTAAGCACAGCCGCCTCAAATATCCCAAGGATTTTACGGGTTCTACCCGTGAAGTATACCTCACAGGCGAGGCTTTTTTCGACATTCAAAAAAATCCCAAGAAACCATTTCTGGTATATACCAATGGCCTGATCACCAAAGTACTAGGTACGAGTTTTCAGGTTCAGGCACCCCTGTATTCTCCTAACGTTACCGTATCCGTCAAGTCGGGTCGGGTATCGGTATATGCCGATAAATCCAATCCCACCCAGGACCCCGAAGCTGAAGGCGTTGTACTTACTCCCAATCAGAAAGCCGTTTTTCAAAGACCGGAGGCGACCATCAGTAAGTCCCTGGTTGAAAAACCTATTCTGCTGATTCCTAAAAGCCAGAAAAATCTTTTTGCCTTTGAAGATGCTTCGGCTCACCACGTTTTTGAATCGCTGGAAAAAGCCTACGGTATCGATGTGGTATTTGATGAAGAATTACTCCGCAACTGTTCGTTAACGGTTAATCTGACCGAAGAAGACTTATACCAGAAGCTAAAAGTGATCTGCAAGGTACTAGGAGCTGAGTATAAAGTTATTGATGGCCAGGTGATTATATACAGCAAAGGCTGTTGA
- a CDS encoding RNA polymerase sigma factor, translating into MLSKTQNKSLWNTFRQGDRTAFQRIYELHARELVSYGYRITSNVQLIEDSLHDLFIELWQSRENLSETDSIRFYLFRSLRNKIQRAQQQDVFHRATDVAQMHHLEGEDEIIETQWIKTEGEEQLLRQLKAGYAHLSPRQQQAIDLRFTHHFSNEEIARIMGINYQSACKFIYSALKVLRENIRILSLYAALFLRDFL; encoded by the coding sequence GTGCTATCCAAAACCCAAAACAAAAGCTTGTGGAATACTTTCCGGCAGGGCGATCGGACCGCGTTTCAGCGCATTTATGAGCTGCACGCCCGGGAGCTGGTCAGCTACGGGTACCGTATCACCAGCAACGTACAGCTTATCGAGGATAGCCTGCATGATCTCTTCATCGAGCTATGGCAGAGCCGTGAGAACCTCAGTGAAACCGACTCCATTCGGTTTTACCTGTTCAGATCGTTGCGCAACAAGATTCAGCGGGCCCAGCAGCAGGATGTATTCCATAGGGCCACCGACGTAGCCCAAATGCATCACCTGGAAGGCGAAGACGAAATTATAGAAACCCAATGGATCAAAACCGAGGGAGAGGAGCAGCTTCTTCGGCAGCTCAAAGCAGGGTATGCCCACCTGAGTCCACGGCAACAGCAGGCCATCGACCTACGTTTTACACACCATTTTAGCAACGAGGAAATCGCCCGTATCATGGGCATCAACTACCAGTCGGCCTGTAAGTTCATATACTCGGCTCTGAAGGTACTACGTGAAAATATCCGTATTCTGAGTCTGTACGCTGCGCTCTTTTTGAGAGATTTTTTGTGA